The sequence below is a genomic window from Terriglobales bacterium.
GACAATCCGCATGAAGTGCCTGAAGAACACTTCATCTGCCCGGGTGAGACGAAGCCGGAGGAGTTGAATCTCCTAATTCTGGGCGGCGGCACGGCAGGAACAATCTCTGCCTGGACCTTTGCTCAGCGCGGGCAGCGCGTCGCAGTCATCGAACGCAAATACATCGGCGGGTCGTGCCCGAACATCGCCTGCTTGCCAAGCAAAACGTCATTCACAACGCGAAGGTTGCTTCGTACCTTCGCAGAAGCGAAGAGTTCGGCATCGCCAAAAGAGATGTCGGGTAATGATTCACACATTCAAACAAAGGAGAAATAGCATGGCTCAACAATCATCGGGCGGAGGCCGCCCCAAACTGAGTGAAAAGGGACTCTTGACTCCTGACAATTGCGTTGTGGCGTTGATCGACCATCAGCCACAAATGCTATTCGGAGTCAGCAATTCCGACCGCCAGGGGATTATCAATAACGTGATCGCACTCGCTAAGGCCACAAGAGTATTCGAACTGCCGGTTGTACT
It includes:
- a CDS encoding FAD-dependent oxidoreductase encodes the protein MKLSLGKDNPHEVPEEHFICPGETKPEELNLLILGGGTAGTISAWTFAQRGQRVAVIERKYIGGSCPNIACLPSKTSFTTRRLLRTFAEAKSSASPKEMSGNDSHIQTKEK